From Salipiger profundus, a single genomic window includes:
- the fliP gene encoding flagellar type III secretion system pore protein FliP (The bacterial flagellar biogenesis protein FliP forms a type III secretion system (T3SS)-type pore required for flagellar assembly.) — MRAVLPILLAVSLAWPGPAAAQGISLDLGEGGSVTAASIQLIALITLLSLAPGIAIMVTCFPFLVTVLAILRQAIGLQQSPPNMLIVSLALFLTYFVMEPTFTAAWTDGLQPLVDEQIEIDEAFDRTLAPFRGFMAARVDPDTFAAMAELRPDASGMALAPEAPLSVLIPSFMLSEIARAFQVGFLIFLPFLIIDLVVAAVLMSMGMMMVPPAIVSLPFKLAFFVVADGWSLLAGALVRSYF, encoded by the coding sequence ATGCGTGCGGTGCTGCCGATCCTGCTCGCCGTGTCGCTCGCCTGGCCGGGTCCGGCCGCGGCGCAGGGCATATCCCTCGACCTGGGCGAGGGCGGCTCGGTGACGGCAGCCAGCATTCAGCTGATCGCGCTGATCACGCTCCTGAGCCTCGCGCCCGGCATCGCCATCATGGTGACCTGCTTTCCGTTCCTGGTCACGGTGCTCGCGATCCTGCGGCAGGCGATCGGGCTGCAGCAGTCGCCGCCGAACATGCTCATCGTGAGCCTCGCGCTCTTCCTCACCTATTTCGTGATGGAGCCGACCTTTACCGCGGCCTGGACCGACGGCCTGCAACCGCTCGTCGACGAGCAGATCGAGATCGACGAGGCCTTCGATCGGACCCTTGCCCCGTTTCGCGGCTTCATGGCCGCGCGCGTCGATCCCGACACATTCGCTGCGATGGCCGAGCTGAGACCGGACGCATCGGGGATGGCGCTCGCGCCCGAAGCCCCGCTCTCGGTGCTCATCCCCAGCTTCATGCTGTCCGAGATCGCCCGTGCCTTCCAGGTCGGTTTTCTCATCTTCCTGCCGTTCCTGATCATCGACCTCGTGGTCGCGGCGGTGCTGATGTCGATGGGCATGATGATGGTGCCGCCGGCGATCGTGTCGCTACCGTTCAAGCTGGCGTTCTTCGTGGTCGCCGACGGCTGGTCGCTGCTCGCGGGCGCGCTGGTCCGCAGCTACTTCTGA
- a CDS encoding FliM/FliN family flagellar motor switch protein: protein MDDQAETARAEGATPFTSVPIEITVSVGRARPLVRDLLKLGEGSVLTLDKRLEDPVELYVGDRLIGIGALEVVEGGDNGQLAVRLTEVVDLKSPS from the coding sequence ATGGATGACCAGGCCGAGACCGCGCGCGCCGAGGGCGCGACCCCCTTTACCAGCGTGCCCATCGAGATCACCGTCTCGGTGGGGCGAGCCCGGCCGCTGGTGCGCGACCTGCTGAAGCTCGGGGAAGGGTCGGTACTAACGCTCGACAAGCGTCTCGAGGATCCGGTCGAGCTTTACGTCGGGGATCGCCTGATCGGGATCGGTGCACTCGAGGTCGTCGAGGGGGGCGACAACGGCCAGCTCGCGGTGCGTCTGACCGAAGTCGTCGATCTCAAGAGCCCCTCCTGA
- the fliF gene encoding flagellar basal-body MS-ring/collar protein FliF, whose amino-acid sequence MQQLAQIWERLGARRRVIVMVATAAMMISVLAMARMTGSPTLALLYAGLENGAAGEVVEALEQRGVPYEVRGGAIFVPELQRDALRMTLASEGLPANSTKGYELLDGLSGFGTTSQMFDAAYWRAKEGELARTIVASPYIATARVHIANSSANPFQRDVTPTASVSVTSAGEVLSAAQARALKYLVASAVPGLVPENVAVIDGKGGLIGAEDERGSGPTTEDKAAQMRDRVQRLVEARVGQGNAVVELSLDTVTESETIRQRQFDPEGRVVISTDTSEDTSTSQDSGGGDVTVASNLPAGQAGGGGDSSSSQSSETRERVNYEVSETMREVTRVPGAIKRLTVAVLVNGSYDAAADGTQTFVPLPEPQLAALRDLVASAVGFDEERGDEITIRSLPFERPEGLGTGPIEPGWFSMPLDPMLLIQMAILAVVALVLGLFVVRPILSGPARLDASDAAGGALALPPYENGASPALDGELDGDADFAPLAPLAGGEGFGGMGMVDFDAPVEEDPVDRLRTLIEARKDETVEILRSWLDEKEEVQ is encoded by the coding sequence TTGCAACAACTCGCGCAAATCTGGGAGCGTCTCGGCGCGCGCCGCAGGGTGATCGTCATGGTAGCCACGGCGGCCATGATGATCTCGGTGCTGGCTATGGCACGGATGACCGGCTCGCCTACGCTTGCCCTGCTCTACGCCGGGCTTGAGAATGGCGCCGCGGGCGAGGTCGTCGAGGCGCTGGAACAGCGCGGGGTGCCCTACGAGGTGCGCGGCGGGGCGATCTTCGTGCCCGAACTGCAGCGGGATGCCCTGCGAATGACGTTGGCGAGCGAGGGGCTGCCGGCGAATTCGACGAAAGGGTATGAGCTGCTCGACGGCCTGTCGGGCTTCGGAACCACCTCGCAGATGTTCGATGCCGCCTACTGGCGCGCCAAGGAGGGCGAGCTTGCGCGCACCATCGTGGCGAGCCCCTACATCGCCACCGCGCGGGTGCACATCGCGAATTCCAGTGCGAATCCTTTCCAGCGCGATGTCACGCCGACCGCCTCGGTGTCGGTGACGAGTGCGGGCGAGGTGCTGTCCGCGGCGCAGGCGCGGGCCCTGAAGTATCTTGTCGCCTCGGCGGTGCCCGGTCTCGTGCCCGAGAATGTCGCGGTGATCGACGGCAAGGGCGGGCTCATCGGGGCCGAGGACGAGCGGGGCAGTGGTCCGACCACCGAGGACAAGGCCGCGCAGATGCGCGACCGGGTGCAGCGCCTGGTCGAGGCGCGGGTCGGCCAGGGCAATGCGGTCGTCGAGCTCAGTCTCGACACCGTTACCGAGAGCGAGACGATCCGGCAGCGGCAGTTCGATCCGGAAGGCCGGGTGGTGATCTCGACCGATACGTCCGAGGATACAAGCACCTCGCAGGACAGCGGTGGTGGCGACGTGACGGTGGCCTCGAACCTGCCGGCCGGGCAGGCCGGAGGTGGCGGCGACAGCTCCTCGAGCCAGAGCAGCGAAACCCGTGAGCGGGTGAACTACGAGGTCTCCGAGACGATGCGCGAGGTCACGCGCGTGCCGGGCGCGATCAAGCGGCTGACGGTCGCCGTCCTGGTCAACGGCAGCTACGACGCGGCCGCGGACGGCACGCAGACCTTCGTGCCGCTGCCCGAGCCGCAGCTCGCGGCGCTGCGTGATCTCGTGGCCTCGGCGGTCGGCTTCGACGAGGAACGAGGTGACGAGATCACGATCCGCTCGCTGCCGTTCGAGCGCCCCGAGGGGCTCGGGACGGGCCCCATCGAGCCGGGCTGGTTCTCGATGCCCCTCGATCCGATGCTGCTCATCCAGATGGCGATCCTGGCGGTGGTGGCGCTGGTGCTGGGGCTCTTCGTGGTGCGCCCGATCCTTTCGGGCCCGGCGCGTCTGGACGCATCTGATGCAGCTGGCGGTGCGCTCGCCCTTCCGCCCTATGAGAACGGCGCCTCGCCCGCGCTTGACGGGGAGCTCGATGGCGACGCCGACTTTGCCCCGCTCGCGCCGCTGGCAGGTGGCGAGGGCTTCGGGGGCATGGGAATGGTGGATTTCGATGCGCCTGTGGAAGAGGACCCGGTCGACCGGCTGCGCACCCTCATCGAGGCACGCAAGGACGAAACCGTCGAGATTCTGCGCAGCTGGCTGGATGAAAAGGAAGAAGTGCAATGA
- the pncA gene encoding bifunctional nicotinamidase/pyrazinamidase has translation MHALVVIDVQNDFCPGGALAVTGGDEIIAPINAMMAEFDAVVLTQDWHPAGHSSFATGHPGKAPFDTVEMDYGTQVLWPEHCVQGGAGAAFHPELETDRAELIIRKGFRPAIDSYSAFFENDHVTPTGLEGYLRTRGIERLTLVGLATDFCVAFSAIDAARLGFEVTVAEGACRGIDLDGSLAAARDSMAAAGVVLA, from the coding sequence ATGCATGCGCTTGTCGTGATCGATGTCCAGAATGACTTCTGCCCGGGCGGCGCGCTGGCCGTCACCGGCGGAGACGAGATCATCGCGCCCATCAACGCAATGATGGCCGAGTTCGACGCCGTCGTCCTGACACAGGACTGGCACCCTGCCGGGCATTCCTCTTTCGCGACCGGTCACCCCGGCAAGGCCCCGTTCGACACGGTCGAGATGGACTACGGCACGCAGGTGCTCTGGCCCGAGCATTGCGTGCAGGGCGGAGCGGGCGCGGCCTTTCATCCGGAGCTCGAGACCGACCGGGCCGAGCTCATCATCCGCAAGGGGTTCCGCCCCGCCATCGACAGCTATTCGGCGTTTTTCGAGAACGATCACGTCACGCCGACCGGGTTGGAAGGCTACCTGCGTACGCGCGGCATCGAGCGCCTCACCCTCGTGGGCCTCGCGACCGATTTCTGCGTGGCCTTCTCCGCCATCGACGCCGCGCGGCTCGGGTTCGAGGTCACCGTCGCCGAAGGCGCCTGCCGTGGGATCGATCTCGATGGCTCGCTCGCGGCGGCGCGCGACAGCATGGCGGCGGCCGGTGTCGTCCTGGCCTGA
- the trhO gene encoding oxygen-dependent tRNA uridine(34) hydroxylase TrhO, translating into MFTVCALYHFTRFDDPAALREPLLALCRAEEVTGTLLLAHEGLNGTVAGPRAGIDAVLAHLRALPGCEGLEWKLSTASERPFARMKVRLKREIVTMGQPDVDPRARVGHYVEPSEWNELIRSPDVAVIDTRNDYEVAIGTFEGAVDPQTESFRDFPQWWEENKARFHNKRIAMFCTGGIRCEKSTNWLLGQGVEEVYHLKGGILKYLEEVPEDRSAWQGSCFVFDGRVSVEHGLREGPHLLCHACRRPILPEDRDRPEYEHGVSCHQCIDETSEEDKARFRERQKQIALARARGERHLHADVPDDLGPDRG; encoded by the coding sequence ATGTTCACGGTCTGCGCCCTTTACCATTTCACCCGGTTCGACGACCCCGCTGCCCTGCGGGAGCCGCTTCTGGCCCTTTGCCGCGCCGAAGAAGTCACCGGAACGCTGCTGCTCGCCCACGAAGGTCTCAACGGAACCGTCGCGGGGCCACGTGCCGGGATCGACGCGGTGCTGGCGCATCTGCGGGCGCTGCCGGGCTGCGAGGGGCTCGAGTGGAAGCTCTCGACCGCCAGCGAACGGCCCTTTGCCCGCATGAAGGTGCGGCTGAAGCGCGAGATCGTCACCATGGGCCAGCCCGACGTGGACCCCCGCGCCCGCGTCGGCCATTACGTCGAGCCCTCCGAGTGGAACGAGCTGATCCGCTCGCCGGACGTGGCGGTGATCGACACGCGCAACGACTACGAGGTCGCCATTGGCACCTTCGAGGGGGCCGTCGACCCGCAGACCGAAAGCTTTCGCGACTTCCCGCAGTGGTGGGAAGAGAACAAGGCGCGCTTCCACAACAAGCGCATCGCCATGTTCTGCACCGGCGGCATCCGGTGCGAGAAATCCACGAACTGGCTGCTCGGCCAGGGCGTCGAGGAGGTCTACCATCTCAAGGGCGGCATCCTGAAATACCTCGAGGAAGTGCCGGAGGACCGGAGCGCCTGGCAGGGCAGCTGCTTCGTTTTCGACGGCCGCGTCTCGGTCGAGCACGGGCTTCGCGAGGGGCCGCATCTGCTCTGCCATGCCTGCCGCCGCCCGATCCTGCCCGAAGACCGCGACCGCCCCGAGTACGAGCATGGCGTGTCCTGCCACCAGTGCATCGACGAGACCTCGGAGGAGGACAAGGCCCGGTTCCGCGAGCGCCAGAAGCAGATCGCGCTGGCCCGCGCCCGGGGTGAACGTCACCTCCATGCCGACGTTCCCGACGACCTGGGCCCTGACCGGGGCTGA
- a CDS encoding ABC transporter ATP-binding protein: MTRLGDVLEDFGVPSTYAEPPPAPRDEDELEAARLESFDTGYRAGWDDALKAQSEDQTRISSDFAQNLQDLSFTYHEACAQVLNGISPLLEEVVGKLLPAMLRETLGLHVAEQLSRMAREIGALEVEIAVAPGCTEAVAPLLEADVGFPLRLVEDETLAEGQADIRFAGTEKQIDLSSLVNDVAQAVRGFMHDNRRSIAHG; the protein is encoded by the coding sequence ATGACCCGGCTGGGCGACGTGCTCGAGGATTTCGGCGTTCCCTCGACCTACGCGGAACCGCCGCCTGCGCCGCGGGACGAGGACGAGTTAGAGGCTGCCCGGCTCGAGAGCTTCGACACCGGCTACCGCGCCGGTTGGGACGATGCGCTGAAGGCGCAGTCGGAGGACCAAACGCGAATCTCCAGCGATTTCGCACAGAACCTGCAGGATCTCTCCTTCACCTACCACGAAGCCTGCGCGCAGGTGCTCAACGGTATCTCGCCCCTGCTCGAGGAGGTGGTCGGCAAGCTGTTGCCCGCCATGCTGCGCGAAACGCTCGGGCTGCATGTGGCCGAACAGCTCTCGCGGATGGCCCGCGAGATCGGTGCGCTCGAGGTCGAGATCGCGGTGGCCCCCGGTTGCACCGAGGCGGTCGCCCCGCTGCTCGAGGCCGACGTCGGCTTTCCCCTTCGTCTGGTCGAGGACGAGACGCTCGCCGAGGGGCAGGCCGACATCCGCTTCGCGGGGACCGAAAAGCAGATCGACCTTTCCAGCCTCGTGAACGACGTCGCACAGGCGGTGCGCGGGTTCATGCACGACAATCGCAGGAGCATCGCCCATGGATGA